The following DNA comes from Ardenticatenales bacterium.
CAGCATGGCACGCCGTTAGGAACGGAAACGAAAGAAGACGGCGAAGTTGTTTCCTTACCGTTCCTTCTAACTGACGACGCAATTCCCTGCTTTATTTTTCGTCAGTCCTTAACAAGAATGCCGTGCACCCTGCCAAAATGTCCTGCTTTACGTAAAAATCAATCCGTGCTATATTATGGTCAACTCTTGAGCAGGGTGAGCAATTTTATGTCGTTGATCCAATAACAGATGGGCATTTTTAGAATCTGATCGGGTGTTGAAGATGAAGCAGCCATTTACGGAATACCCGGTTATTTTCCGGTAAATTGGACCAACCGTGATGACACAGCAGACGTGTGGATTGCCATGAAGGAACTATGTTCCTGAACCGTCGAGTTATCCTTGAACGTAGGAGGCGAGGTAGAGATGTCACATCCTTTTTTGAAGAAGCTGTTTGCACTGTTTGTTATCCTCATGTTGGTGCTGGTGGCGTGTGAGCGTCCGTTGCAGCAGCCCAGCACCCCGACGGATGTTGCGCCCACGAGCGAAACGACCGGTGAGCAGGCAGGCGAAGAAGTAGCCGCGCCTGCCGCCGGAGAAGAAGCGGCAGGCGAAGTTGCTCCGGCTGAAGGGGAAGTCGCGCCCGCCGAGGGTGAGGCCGCGCCCGCCGAAGGGGAAGCTGCCGGTGAATCTCCGCGTCCTGGCGACGAAGCCGCGCCCGCCGAAGGCGAAGCCGCGCCCGCCGAGGGTGAAGCCGCGCCCGCCGAGGGCGAAGCCGCGCCCGCCGAGGGCGAAGCCGCGCCCGCCGAAGGCGAAGCCGCGCCCGCCGAGGGTGAAGCCGCGCCCGCCGAGGGTGAAGCCGCGCCCGCCGAAGGCGAAGCCGCGCCCGCCGAGGGTGAAGCCGCGCCCGCCGAGGGTGAAGCCGCGCCCGCCGAGGGTGAAGCCGTTGCCGCTCCAACTGCCCGCCCCGAGACGCATACCGTGGCTCAGGGTGAGAGTCTTTACCAGATCGGGCTGAAATATGGATTGTCCTGGGTGGTTTTGGCGCAGTACAACAACTTGCCTAATGCCAATCGTATTGAAGCGGGTCAGGTGCTGCGCATCCCGCCGCTTAATGAGCCGGCCGCGCCGACTCTGGAAGAGACCACGTACACGGTTCAGGCGGGTGACAACCTTTTCCGCATAGGGCTGGCATACGGCATTAGCTGGGTGCAGATTGCCGAAGCCAACGGAATTGTGAATCCGAACCAGATCGTGGTGGGGCAGGTTCTGAAAATCCCCGCCAACGCTCCCGGCATTGCCCCTGAGTTTGTGCACAAAGTGGAGCCGGGCGAAACGCTGTTTTTGATCTCACTGCGTTATGGCGTCGTGTGGACGACGATTGCGGAGAAGAACAACATTACGGCTCCTTACGTGATTTATCCAGGGCAGGAACTGGTGATTCCAGGTGGGAACTAATGTCATTTATCTTCCCGGAAGCTGCACGCTTCCGGGAAGGTTTGAAACTGTCCGGTAATGGCTTTCCGACGCGGAAAGCCATTACTCAGAGGTGTGTATGGTCTGGCAAGGTGTATTAGAAGCGTACCGACCATTGCTGCCGTTTGCCGACGATGTGCGTATCGTGACGCTGCATGAGGGGAACACGCCACTTATTGAGGCGCGGAACCTGGCGCGGACGCTGGCTCCAGGGGCGGGGATGCGGCTGTTTTTGAAGTATGAGGGGGTCAATCCTACGGGATCCTTCAAGGATCGAGGGATGACGGCGGCGATTACGCAGGCTGTGCATGAGGGCGCGCGGGCGGTTATTTGCGCCAGCACGGGGAACACGGCGGCCAGCGCCGCGGCGTATGCGGCGCGTGCCGGTTTGCGCTGTGTGGTGTTGGTTCCTGAGGGGAAGATTGCCCTGGGGAAGCTGGCGGCGTGTCTGGCTTATGGGGCGGAGGTAGTCAGCATCGCCGGGTCTTTTGATGATGGCTTGACGATGGTGCGGGAGATTGCGGAGCGGCAGCCGATTGCGTTGGTGAATTCCATCAATCCGTGGCGGTTGGAGGGGCAGAAGACGGGCGCGTTTGAGATTTGCGATCAGTTGGGGGGGCGGGCGCCGGATTGGCACTGTTTGCCGGTGGGGAATGCCGGCAACATCTCCGCCTACTGGATGGGTTACAAACAGTATGACCGGGGCTGGCCACGCCTTCTGGGGGGACAGGCAGAAGGGGCTGCGCCCATTGTGCGCGGGCACGTCGTCGCTAATCCGGAGACGATTGCGACGGCCATTCGCATTGGCAATCCCGCACGCTGGCAGCAGGCATTGGCGGCGCTGGACGAATCCGATGGTCAGATCACGGCTGTCAGCGACGCGGACATACTGGAAAGCTGGCGGTTGTTGGCGCGTCTGGAAGGGGTGTTCGTGGAGCCTGCTTCGGCCACGGGGGTGGCGGCATTGAAGCAGCAAATTGCCAGGGGAGAGATTGATCCGACGGGCAAGACGGCGGTGTGCGTGCTCACGGGGCATGGGTTGAAGGACCCGGACACGGCGTTGGCTCAAGCTTCGTTACCGCGGGCGATGCCGGCAAATACCGATGCCCTCGAAGCCTACCTCATGGAAAAATAGAAACGCCTCACGGTGTGATAACCAGATACGCCAACCGCACCCAACCGGTGGTTCCGTCCAACGTGCTGATCTCCTGCCAGAGGGCGCCCGTCTGGTTCGCGTGGCCGGGCAGCACCAGCACCGTGTCTTGATCCTGCAAAATGACCAGCGGCGTACCGCCCGGCGTGCGGCGCAGCCACAGCGTGCTGCCGCGCGTCTCCACGGTCGCCGTTTGCCCGCTTATGGGCGTGGGCGTTAGCGAGGGGGTGGGGGTGATGGTGGGCGTGGGGCTGGTTGTAGGCGTAGGGGATGCGGTGGCGGTGGCCGTGTGCGTGGCTGTGGGTGTGGGGGTGCTTGTGGCCGAGGGTGCGGGCGTACCCAACGCATTGGCAGTGGCGGACGGCAGCGGCGTGGGGGTGACAGAGGGGGGGCGGTTGGTGGCGCTGGCCGACTGGGTGGCGTCAAACGTGGGGGTGACGGTGGCCGGGCGTGGCAGGGGGGCGTCAAACGCGCCGCTCACGGGTGTGCCCGGCGTATTCGTGGGCAAGGGGACGGTGAGGGTGAAGGTGGCGTTTGCCACGCTTTGGGCGGGGGTGGCGGTGACGACGATGACGATGGGTGTGCCGGCATTGCCGGCATTTCGCGAATCCAAAGGAACGCCCGCCAGGAAAAAACCAAACGTCAGCAAAAGGAGCGCCAGAGCGTATCCCGTGAGCGCGCGTACGCGCTCACCCAGGCGCGCGTCGTACAGATTAAAACGGCGGGCCAGGCGCGGGGATTGCGCCACCAAGGAGAGGGTGATGGCGATGAGCGCGCCCACGGCGGACAGGCCCATGCCCCATAAAGTCCAGTTCGGAAAACTCATTGGTGGGATTATAGCGAGTTTGCCGGTTTGGGCACAAACTCAGGTGGGCAACGTTTGAAGATTG
Coding sequences within:
- a CDS encoding LysM peptidoglycan-binding domain-containing protein, whose translation is MSHPFLKKLFALFVILMLVLVACERPLQQPSTPTDVAPTSETTGEQAGEEVAAPAAGEEAAGEVAPAEGEVAPAEGEAAPAEGEAAGESPRPGDEAAPAEGEAAPAEGEAAPAEGEAAPAEGEAAPAEGEAAPAEGEAAPAEGEAAPAEGEAAPAEGEAAPAEGEAAPAEGEAVAAPTARPETHTVAQGESLYQIGLKYGLSWVVLAQYNNLPNANRIEAGQVLRIPPLNEPAAPTLEETTYTVQAGDNLFRIGLAYGISWVQIAEANGIVNPNQIVVGQVLKIPANAPGIAPEFVHKVEPGETLFLISLRYGVVWTTIAEKNNITAPYVIYPGQELVIPGGN
- a CDS encoding threonine synthase; translated protein: MVWQGVLEAYRPLLPFADDVRIVTLHEGNTPLIEARNLARTLAPGAGMRLFLKYEGVNPTGSFKDRGMTAAITQAVHEGARAVICASTGNTAASAAAYAARAGLRCVVLVPEGKIALGKLAACLAYGAEVVSIAGSFDDGLTMVREIAERQPIALVNSINPWRLEGQKTGAFEICDQLGGRAPDWHCLPVGNAGNISAYWMGYKQYDRGWPRLLGGQAEGAAPIVRGHVVANPETIATAIRIGNPARWQQALAALDESDGQITAVSDADILESWRLLARLEGVFVEPASATGVAALKQQIARGEIDPTGKTAVCVLTGHGLKDPDTALAQASLPRAMPANTDALEAYLMEK